The DNA region ACTTttccacataaaataaattatccttCAAATACTACACTCCACTggataattagatattttggtgaaccaacgAGACCAATCATGATTATACTTATATCTGATTATCGATGCTCAAAAACTATTCGGCTCCAttgcaaatctactacaccattttgagagaagagtcttattaaaataaataagatatcgaATATTTAAACCTCCTTAATCTTTAAAACATGTAACCTTATCACATAACTATATGACAAAACGATTAGTTAAAAGATTATCataaaatttacatattattctCTCCATTTTCACCGCCACACTCTTGAGGGAATGAATaacgacatcatatatgtgggcATAGTTGACAACACACTATTAATGAGGATTCACCGACCATttcaagattattttatttttccatctAGACAGTTTACAtttcattttagtgataatcgagTTCCAAGAGACCTTGGATCGTAATTTAATATCTAATGGAATATCAATATATGTTGACGGAAGACCACCAATTCTAAACCTCAACACGTTTCCCATCATCATTATTCTTCTATTCAaaacataatttgaaaaaaagatgtctaacttattaagattaactcgaaGACCGGAAATATGCACCGATTAACCATAAAATATCTCGAAGGAGTTTAAAATTCATATCGGTAGTATTACCATACATAGAGTATCATCAACGAAAAGCAAATGTGATATgacaaaatgatatatttttgacTCACAACTCACTTCAGATATGAGTACTAAGTTTTCTGCGAAATCCATCATTTTTTATAGAGTTTTCATAACAATGATGAACAAAAAATGAGAAAACGGATCACCCTATCTAATCCCCTAGAGCTCTCGAAAATTCCTTGAGAACAATCATtaacaatgacaaaaaaaaaagtaatcgTCGAGAGTCAAAATCTAATACAACCAATCCATTTCACCCATTCTCATTTTGTCCATTGCataaaaaaattctcaattaaTATGATTATAAACTTTTTCGATATCGTACTTGACAATGCACTCATTGACTATTAATATGACATTATAGATTTGACAACCTTTGATGAACGCTATTTGATTACTGGATATGACCGTCATTAACACCCTTCGTAACTTGTTGCCAAACATTTTGTGACAATCTTATAGAATGACAAAACGAGACTAATGGGCATAAAGTTCTTCACATCAATAGTTTTTAGAACTTTACGAACGTAATATATCAAAGTAGAGTTCCAAATATTATCAAGTGATGAAAAtcgataaaaatgatcaattgcTTCCATAATTCCAGTCTTAAGGAAATGTCACGCCTTCTTAAAAAAAGTCAAAGTAAACCCGTCGCATCTCGACACTTTGTCACTTCCACATCCTTTAATGGCCTTCTCAACCTCTTCCAACGTAAAACAAGCCTACAACATATCTTTTTACGTTGTACTAATTGATTACAAAGTTATATCATTCAATTTAGGTCTGGCCTTAAATGACTCCCTAAACTAACAATACCCGTAGAGATTTCAAGCTCATTATCATGAACTTCTCACTAGATCGAGATCAAATTAATCACGTTATTTTTTGTTTGCGCGTTAGAGATCTCATGGAAAAAATATGGTATTACTATCTTCGACTTTTAACCATGTAGCTCTACTTCACTGACGTGCACCAATTTCTTCCTCCTTATACATATTGAGTAATTTGCTAACAATGGGAAACCGATTACTAACCTCCTTAGAGAAGCGTTCACGAATCTTCTCATTCCCGTCAATTacattaatttcattacacGAGTCATTGATTTTAGCACAAAATAAAGCACGATCTTTCACAAAACAATTTTTGAGAAGTTACATAGATTCCTTAAGTTCACAAAGAGGTTACTCGACGGAGAACCAACCGATGTCTGATTCACCTACCATGATTGCACGCGCTGTATAAAGTCTTTATTGATtcaccaattattttttaatctaaatgatcaacatgttccctCCATTTTTCGGCATTCCATCAATATCGGTCGATGACATGAAATGaccttttaaattattatttttataaatttaattatttatatttacattttaattatatatattgaataattagtttcaatgtaaattaattaatcaattttttttttgtttaaaaagataaaaaaaaaaaatgagtttaatCTCTAAGgtagattattttgaaaaatggatAAGTTGGTTAGTTAAACTATTGTACCCTAAAAATGTGCCGTTTGGTTCTTGGAAATTCATATAAATCTATCTGCTGAACTATTATAATCTCTAAACTTTCGAATCCGATGATGGCGTTGTTGTCTCTCTCATCAGTTCATCAAGCAGGAAGTTCCATTCTCGTACCTTCCCATTTCAGGGTTAAACTCATCTCcccttcgtcttcttcttcccGTCACTCCACCAGTCTTCATATAATCACGACCACAAGAAATCCCATCTCTTTAAGAAACCACCTTTTCCGTCTTCTCTGCAGCAAAACCcctaaaccacccaccaccatCAACCGTCGCCATGGCCAAGGTGACGTCACTTATCGTAGGACCCCCAACAGCCGCCGTCATATCCCGGAGAAATATAATACATCTCCGCCAGACATCAATCTCATAGATTTGTGCCAACAAGGTAAACTCAAAGAAGCCGTGGACTCAATAATCTCAAAAGGCGTTCAACCTAACTATCGCGAATTCGAGCTTCTCATAGGTCTATGCAAATCTCCAAATTCTCTTCATCTAGGGAAAACAATCCATGAAAGCATCACACAATCCCCATACATAGAAAACATCGAACTGAACAACAAGCTGATGCAGATGTACGCTGATTGCAGAGCCATGATCGACGCACGAACAGTGTTCGATAAAATGCGCGAGAGGGATACAAGATCATGGAACGTAATGATAAAAGGGTATGCAGATAACGAAGAAGGAGATAACGGGCTACTCTTGTTTGAGCGAATGAGAGCCACAAACATCCAACCCAATCCAGAGACATTTTCAGCTGTTCTATCAGCTTGTACAGCTGAAGAAGCTATTGAAGAAGGATTAATCTATTTCAAACTAATGAAAGAGGTAAACAAAATTGAACCCGAAATTGAACATTATTCGGAAATCGTCAATCTTTTGAGCAAAGCCGGACACATAACAGAAGCAATCGAGTTCACAGATAATATGCCGATTGAACCCACATCTCAGATTCGCGAAACTCTAACTTATTTCTCAAGAATCCACGGAGGAGACATATCGAAAGAAACCAACATGCTTGAAGGTAAGAACCGAGTTAGCGAGTTTAGGCATACAATTCCATACAACAAAGATTCAAACGATAAACTAAAGGGATTAAACGGTCAGATGAAGGAAGCTGGATACATACCCGATACGAGATATGTGCTTCACGATATTGATCAGGAGGCGAAAGAGCAGGCCCTAATGTATCATAGCGAGCGTCTGGCTATTGCTTATGGTTTGATCAGTACTCCGGCTAGAACACCTCTTAGGATCATCAAGAACCTTAGAATTTGTGGAGACTGCCATAATGCGATCAAGATCATGTCGAAGATTGTCGGGAGGGAGCTTATCGTTCGCGATAACAAGCGTTTTCATCACTTCAGAGATGGTGAATGCTCGTGCAGAGATTATTGGTGAGCTGAATTGAAAATGttaaatctataatatatatatatatatgttaaaatatgaGAAATCCTGTAATCTCTTATTTGCTGCTTCAAAATTCAATCATATGTTTGCAATTAGATATACACAAGAATCATGTTTAAGAAGCTCAGGAACACCTATATCTTTTTTCCACAAGAATATTCATTGAGAATAATAATCAATGGAAAATGTTGGTATATCGCCTAAAGCTCGTCAATAGGATTAACtgaactaaaaaattatttagatttatctGGTTTCCAATGAATCGGGGTTCACTAGTGCAAAGAAGATGGTTGGGTATTTCTTCGGTTGGTCGATTCTTCAATAACCGTAGCATCATCATCTCGAGATGGAACTCGCAAGTAGGCTTTCATCACATCGTACGTCGTAAACCCAATTGCCACAGATGGCACAACCTAATATTTCAGAACAAGAAAAACACATTATTTTTATCTCTAAATCTTTGAGTACCAGACATAACAAGAGGAATTGTTTTACCTTTAGATAATTGAGGCTGAGACCAGAGAATAACTGTTTCCATCCTTGTCTTTGAACAATCTTAATAAGACCATCCATTGTCCCTTTCAAATGTTCACTGTTAGAGGAGGAGGCAGAGAGCTGTTCAACctgttaaaaaaaacatttcatttcataaaTTTCTATTCGAAATATTTAAGCAAGAGATGTCTCAGttcagaaaataaataaacctgCATTTGCCGTCTAACAACATCAAGAGGATACGTAAATGTCTGCCCCAATAAACCAGCAATCGAACCACATACGAGTTTCACCTTCAAATCTTTCTTCTGGTCATCAGGTACATGACTTTTCATTACTTCGTAGAAATAAAACTTCAAACCAGCATAAGGGAAAATCCCATAAAGCGAAGGAGCTGAATTCAGTCTAAACAATTTAGGATCATCCCTAAAACAATTTTTCCgaaaatttcaaacaaagaaTTAAAAGATATTTACCTACTCCTCGGTATAGGCCTCTTATCCCAGCTTCTTTATATGTCTTGGAAAAACAATCCACTATTCCTTTGTAAACTAAAGGTTTCACAACCTGTGGCAGTTAGATTCTTCTTAAACTAAACTTATTGATCAATTTGAGACTAGTCTTTCTGTATCGATTTTGGTTCTTACCTGATAAGCCAACTTGGTGCGAACTAAGTCAAGAGGGTAAGTGAAGAGGACTGCAGTTCCTCCTGCAAAGGATCCAGCAACAAGATCGAGGACCGGTCCTCTTCTAACATTCGGAAAGCTTTCAATTATCCATCGACGATATTGCTCGTATGTCATAAAGTGAAGAGCTGCATACGGAACAATTCGAGCCACACTTGCTCCATTCCCTCTGTAATAGAATGAAATGAATAACCCAATTTTCAACAAGAACAACAGGGGAAGACTGATATTGCAGAGAAAACACAATGAATGAAATTCCACCTGTAGAAACCTAAAATTCCTTCTGTTTTAGCGATTTTGTTGAATGATCCCAATAAACCAACACTATGAAACTCTGATCTTCTTGTCTGatgaaaaaaagtgaaaaagaGAAGACAAATTCACTTTTACTTTCTAGCTTGATTCTCAAGAAATTAGGGGATTTTGATCGAGATTCCTAAAATGACACGCAATTGACAGAATTGAAAACCCTAGAAAACCTCAAGTGCAGTCTCTCCTATATCCATGAAGAAAGTAATCGTACCTGAAACAAGATCTTGACACGCTCAAGCGGAGCGACGACAGTCTTTGCGAAGCCACCAGCCACACCTCCTGCAATTAGTTCCTTGGCGTACAAAGGCATAGCGTCAATGACCCCGTCCAAACGCAAACCTACCTCCCCGTCTTCTCTCACCCTCTTCGCCATTGAAAGAGGGAAACGGGGATCGGACGTCTTCTTCTTCCTGTTACGACTGACTGACTGACGTTGTCTGATTGCGTGAATCGTTGATTTGTTCTAGTGGAATCGGAAAGCAAAATCGGAAAAGGTATAGCGATCAGTTGtggaattagaattgattgTTCTTCCTCCTGCGGACTTTGATTTAAGAAAGCTTAAAAACTCATAATCAGTAAACTAACCTCACTTTATATACAAATTTCATTttctattcaaaatatattttcatttctcaacattttcaaaataattcaatttaatcaatagcttcaattttattgtttttactttttaatggGTTGCACAtgaattaaaattgtttttttaaataaaaattaatttattaagagagaaaaaataactatataaagTAATGCAAagattatgtaaataaataatttaaacatggTATATAATTTGACCCTATAAAGAATTTAATATCTTTAAAGAATTGCACTCATAAACAAATTAGTCAGAAATAGGATTATATTCAACTTTTTTCTAAAAGTTTTAACtctt from Impatiens glandulifera chromosome 5, dImpGla2.1, whole genome shotgun sequence includes:
- the LOC124937491 gene encoding pentatricopeptide repeat-containing protein At2g15690, mitochondrial-like, with amino-acid sequence MMALLSLSSVHQAGSSILVPSHFRVKLISPSSSSSRHSTSLHIITTTRNPISLRNHLFRLLCSKTPKPPTTINRRHGQGDVTYRRTPNSRRHIPEKYNTSPPDINLIDLCQQGKLKEAVDSIISKGVQPNYREFELLIGLCKSPNSLHLGKTIHESITQSPYIENIELNNKLMQMYADCRAMIDARTVFDKMRERDTRSWNVMIKGYADNEEGDNGLLLFERMRATNIQPNPETFSAVLSACTAEEAIEEGLIYFKLMKEVNKIEPEIEHYSEIVNLLSKAGHITEAIEFTDNMPIEPTSQIRETLTYFSRIHGGDISKETNMLEGKNRVSEFRHTIPYNKDSNDKLKGLNGQMKEAGYIPDTRYVLHDIDQEAKEQALMYHSERLAIAYGLISTPARTPLRIIKNLRICGDCHNAIKIMSKIVGRELIVRDNKRFHHFRDGECSCRDYW
- the LOC124937494 gene encoding mitochondrial carrier protein CoAc2 encodes the protein MAKRVREDGEVGLRLDGVIDAMPLYAKELIAGGVAGGFAKTVVAPLERVKILFQTRRSEFHSVGLLGSFNKIAKTEGILGFYRGNGASVARIVPYAALHFMTYEQYRRWIIESFPNVRRGPVLDLVAGSFAGGTAVLFTYPLDLVRTKLAYQVVKPLVYKGIVDCFSKTYKEAGIRGLYRGVAPSLYGIFPYAGLKFYFYEVMKSHVPDDQKKDLKVKLVCGSIAGLLGQTFTYPLDVVRRQMQVEQLSASSSNSEHLKGTMDGLIKIVQRQGWKQLFSGLSLNYLKVVPSVAIGFTTYDVMKAYLRVPSRDDDATVIEESTNRRNTQPSSLH